The following proteins are encoded in a genomic region of Cellulomonas sp. ES6:
- a CDS encoding DUF3515 family protein: MTARTTSAPAGPHPAGSRSGTAPRHRAAARAGVVAAVALAGAALAGCAPQVGVTVAPHATDPACARVVLTLPDSLGDGLDEVRTTSQATAAWGDPSDPVTLRCGVEVPGPTTEQCVTMETASGPGIDWLVRAEAEAADGANAPADPAENPGSSDWTFVTYGRDPAVEVHVPAAVVAERSTSFLDALSPAIAQVEATRSCV; encoded by the coding sequence GGCACGGCGCCGCGGCACCGCGCGGCGGCCCGGGCGGGGGTGGTCGCGGCCGTCGCCCTCGCCGGGGCCGCGCTGGCGGGGTGCGCACCGCAGGTCGGCGTCACCGTCGCCCCGCACGCGACGGACCCCGCCTGCGCCCGCGTCGTGCTCACGCTGCCCGACTCGCTGGGCGACGGCCTGGACGAGGTCCGCACCACCAGCCAGGCGACCGCGGCGTGGGGCGACCCGTCCGACCCGGTGACGCTGCGCTGCGGCGTGGAGGTGCCCGGCCCGACCACCGAGCAGTGCGTGACGATGGAGACCGCGAGCGGGCCGGGCATCGACTGGCTCGTGCGCGCCGAGGCGGAGGCGGCGGACGGCGCGAACGCGCCCGCGGACCCCGCCGAGAACCCGGGCTCGTCCGACTGGACCTTCGTGACCTACGGGCGCGACCCCGCGGTGGAGGTCCACGTGCCGGCCGCCGTCGTGGCGGAGCGGTCGACGTCGTTCCTCGACGCCCTCAGCCCGGCGATCGCGCAGGTCGAGGCGACGCGCTCCTGCGTCTGA
- a CDS encoding D-alanine--D-alanine ligase family protein produces MSSTEQSPSARPRVLVLFGGRSSEHAISCATAGAVLRAIDRDRYDVLPIGITPQGRWVRVADDPDRWAIVDGRLPEVEAAPEQVLLPQEAGSRELQVIEPGVPAAALGAVDVVLPLLHGPFGEDGTLQGMLELADVRYVGAGVLASAVGMDKHFMKVVLAGAGLPVGPYVTLRGDDLATDRDGVRARVEALGLPLFVKPARAGSSIGITRVTDLADLPAAVAEAQRHDPKVVVEAAIVGREIECAVLGGRGGSRPRASLPGEIVVTDDRHGFYDFEAKYLDEAAVELSCPADLPADVIARVQDVAVRTFEAVDGEGLARVDVFVTPDGDVVVNEINTMPGFTPFSMYPRMWQQSGLSYPDLLDELLRLALERPTGLR; encoded by the coding sequence ATGTCCAGCACCGAGCAGTCCCCGTCCGCCCGTCCGCGCGTCCTCGTCCTGTTCGGCGGGCGCTCCAGCGAGCACGCGATCTCGTGCGCCACCGCCGGCGCCGTGCTGCGTGCGATCGACCGCGACCGGTACGACGTGCTGCCCATCGGCATCACCCCGCAGGGCCGCTGGGTGCGCGTCGCCGACGACCCGGACCGGTGGGCGATCGTCGACGGGCGGCTGCCGGAGGTCGAGGCGGCGCCGGAGCAGGTGCTGCTGCCGCAGGAGGCCGGGTCGCGCGAGCTCCAGGTCATCGAGCCGGGCGTGCCCGCGGCCGCCCTGGGCGCCGTCGACGTGGTGCTCCCGCTGCTGCACGGGCCGTTCGGCGAGGACGGCACGCTCCAGGGCATGCTCGAGCTCGCGGACGTGCGCTACGTCGGCGCCGGCGTCCTCGCGTCGGCGGTCGGCATGGACAAGCACTTCATGAAGGTCGTGCTCGCGGGCGCGGGCCTGCCCGTGGGCCCCTACGTCACGCTGCGGGGCGACGACCTGGCCACCGACCGCGACGGCGTGCGGGCGCGCGTCGAGGCGCTCGGGCTGCCGCTGTTCGTCAAGCCCGCCCGCGCCGGCTCCAGCATCGGCATCACCCGCGTGACCGACCTGGCCGACCTGCCCGCCGCCGTCGCGGAGGCGCAGCGGCACGACCCGAAGGTCGTCGTCGAGGCCGCGATCGTCGGGCGCGAGATCGAGTGCGCCGTGCTCGGGGGCCGCGGCGGCTCCCGACCGCGCGCGTCGCTGCCGGGCGAGATCGTCGTCACCGACGACCGCCACGGGTTCTACGACTTCGAGGCGAAGTACCTCGACGAGGCCGCCGTCGAGCTGTCCTGCCCCGCCGACCTGCCGGCGGACGTGATCGCGCGGGTGCAGGACGTCGCCGTCCGCACGTTCGAGGCGGTGGACGGCGAGGGCCTGGCCCGCGTCGACGTGTTCGTCACGCCCGACGGCGACGTGGTGGTGAACGAGATCAACACCATGCCGGGGTTCACGCCGTTCTCGATGTACCCGCGCATGTGGCAGCAGAGCGGCCTGTCCTACCCCGACCTGCTGGACGAGCTGCTGCGGCTGGCGCTCGAGCGCCCCACCGGGCTGCGCTGA
- a CDS encoding PLP-dependent transferase — MTHPDPTALARETLAVTAGRPPRAQGAPVNPPVVLSSTYVSQGVPQPGELMYARGDTETWGPFEQTLGALEGSTHPALVYGSGMAAIAAALSLVPHGGRLVLPRHAYQVTLGYARDLAERSDVEVDHVDVADTAAVVAALDPSTSPTGRPTSLLWVESPTNPMLEVADLPALVAAGHAAGALVAVDNTFATPLVQRPLEHGADVVVHSVTKYLAGHSDVVLGAVLTDDAALRERLHTYRTVHGAIAGPFEVYLALRGVRTLALRVERSQRTALDLAHRLAAHPGVVEVRHPGLPGDPGHARATAQMAGYGSIIGLRPAGGAAGADAVVERLRLWVPATSLGGVESSIERRRRFATESPTVPEDLLRLSVGIEDVEDLWRDLAQALPS, encoded by the coding sequence GTGACGCACCCCGACCCCACCGCCCTCGCCCGCGAGACGCTCGCCGTGACCGCCGGACGCCCGCCGCGCGCCCAGGGCGCCCCGGTCAACCCGCCCGTCGTGCTGTCCTCGACGTACGTGTCGCAGGGCGTGCCGCAGCCGGGCGAGCTGATGTACGCGCGCGGCGACACCGAGACGTGGGGGCCGTTCGAGCAGACGCTCGGCGCGCTGGAGGGCTCGACCCACCCGGCGCTCGTGTACGGCTCCGGCATGGCGGCGATCGCCGCGGCGCTCTCGCTGGTCCCGCACGGCGGGCGCCTGGTGCTGCCGCGGCACGCCTACCAGGTGACGCTGGGGTACGCGCGCGACCTCGCCGAGCGCTCGGACGTCGAGGTGGACCACGTCGACGTCGCGGACACCGCGGCGGTCGTCGCGGCCCTCGACCCGTCCACCTCCCCCACGGGCAGGCCGACGTCGCTGCTGTGGGTCGAGTCCCCCACGAACCCGATGCTCGAGGTGGCGGACCTCCCGGCCCTGGTCGCGGCCGGCCACGCCGCCGGCGCGCTGGTCGCGGTCGACAACACGTTCGCGACGCCGCTCGTGCAGCGGCCGCTCGAGCACGGGGCCGACGTCGTCGTGCACTCCGTGACGAAGTACCTCGCGGGCCACAGCGACGTCGTGCTCGGCGCGGTGCTCACGGACGACGCGGCGCTGCGGGAGCGGCTGCACACCTACCGGACGGTGCACGGCGCGATCGCCGGCCCGTTCGAGGTGTACCTGGCGCTGCGCGGCGTCCGGACGCTCGCGCTGCGGGTCGAGCGCTCGCAGCGCACCGCGCTCGACCTCGCGCACCGCCTCGCCGCCCACCCCGGCGTCGTCGAGGTGCGCCACCCGGGCCTGCCGGGCGACCCGGGCCACGCCCGCGCGACCGCGCAGATGGCCGGCTACGGCTCGATCATCGGGCTGCGCCCGGCGGGCGGCGCGGCCGGGGCGGACGCGGTCGTCGAGCGGCTGCGGCTGTGGGTGCCGGCCACCAGCCTCGGCGGGGTGGAGTCCAGCATCGAGCGCCGCCGCCGGTTCGCGACGGAGTCCCCCACGGTCCCGGAGGACCTGCTCCGCCTCTCGGTCGGCATCGAGGACGTCGAGGACCTCTGGCGCGACCTCGCCCAGGCGCTCCCCTCCTGA
- a CDS encoding glycoside hydrolase family 3 N-terminal domain-containing protein, which translates to MTETTTAAYLDAALPVADRVRDLLDRMTVEEKVGQMLQLDARDDVADHVLRRLAGSLLHASPERLALAHELVDSTRLRIPLLVGEDCIHGHSFWVGATIFPTQLGMAASWDPALVEQVARATAREVAPTGVHWTFSPVLCITRDLRWGRVDETFGEDPHLIGELASAMVRGYQGDGLADPTAILATAKHFAGYSETQGGRDASEADISRRKLRSWFLPPFERVAREGCATFMLGYQTTDGVPITVNDWLLNEVLRGEWGYTGTLVTDWDNVGRMVWEQKVQPDYAHAAAAAVKAGNDMVMTTPRFFEGALEAIERGLLTEADLEPAVARILTLKFRLGLFEDPRRPDPATQAAVIGRADHAALNLEVARRSLVLLRNEGAVLPLAGGCTPGTAAAPGAPVPPGGAAAVRSVAPTGAGSRRIAVVGPLADDAQTQLGDWAGSSGQADWLPDGQPRDMITTVLDGLRAAAPEGWVVDHARGAEILTLEPDPEGATFPDGQPRPPVVVPAEPDEAMIAEAVAAARDADYVVAVVGDRIELVGEGRSTATLELVGGQVALLDALAATGTPLVVVLLASKPLVLPESALGADALVWAANPGMQGGRALAELLLGLAEPSGRLPVSFARHVGQQPTYYNQIRGQHGDRYADLTQRPAFAFGEGLTYSTVEYADLALAATDLGAGDVVRAEITVRNTGARPVRETVQVYVSDRVTSVSWADKELKAFRQVDVAPGESVRVALEVPVADCTIVDAAGRRVIEPGEFDLLVGPSSRDAALLRAPFTIR; encoded by the coding sequence GTGACCGAGACCACCACCGCCGCCTACCTCGACGCCGCCCTGCCCGTGGCCGACCGGGTCCGGGACCTGCTGGACCGCATGACCGTCGAGGAGAAGGTCGGGCAGATGCTGCAGCTCGACGCCCGCGACGACGTGGCCGACCACGTGCTGCGGCGGCTCGCCGGGTCGCTGCTGCACGCCTCGCCGGAGCGGCTGGCGCTCGCGCACGAGCTCGTCGACTCCACGCGGCTGCGCATCCCGCTGCTGGTCGGCGAGGACTGCATCCACGGGCACTCGTTCTGGGTGGGGGCGACGATCTTCCCCACGCAGCTCGGGATGGCCGCGAGCTGGGACCCGGCGCTGGTCGAGCAGGTCGCCCGGGCCACCGCGCGGGAGGTCGCCCCCACCGGCGTGCACTGGACGTTCAGCCCGGTGCTCTGCATCACCCGCGACCTGCGCTGGGGCCGCGTCGACGAGACGTTCGGCGAGGACCCGCACCTCATCGGGGAGCTCGCCTCCGCGATGGTCCGCGGCTACCAGGGTGACGGCCTGGCCGACCCGACCGCGATCCTCGCCACCGCGAAGCACTTCGCCGGGTACTCCGAGACGCAGGGCGGCCGGGACGCCTCCGAGGCGGACATCTCGCGGCGCAAGCTGCGGTCGTGGTTCCTGCCCCCGTTCGAGCGGGTGGCCCGGGAGGGCTGCGCGACGTTCATGCTCGGCTACCAGACCACCGACGGCGTGCCGATCACCGTCAACGACTGGCTGCTCAACGAGGTGCTGCGCGGCGAGTGGGGCTACACCGGCACGCTCGTCACCGACTGGGACAACGTCGGGCGCATGGTCTGGGAGCAGAAGGTGCAGCCCGACTACGCGCACGCCGCCGCCGCCGCGGTGAAGGCCGGCAACGACATGGTCATGACGACGCCGCGGTTCTTCGAGGGCGCGCTGGAGGCGATCGAGCGGGGCCTGCTGACGGAGGCGGACCTCGAGCCCGCGGTCGCCCGCATCCTCACGCTGAAGTTCCGGCTCGGGCTGTTCGAGGACCCGCGCCGCCCCGACCCGGCCACCCAGGCCGCCGTCATCGGCCGCGCCGACCACGCCGCGCTCAACCTCGAGGTCGCGAGGCGCTCGCTGGTGCTGCTGCGCAACGAGGGCGCCGTGCTGCCGCTGGCCGGCGGCTGCACGCCCGGGACCGCTGCGGCGCCCGGAGCGCCCGTCCCGCCGGGCGGCGCCGCCGCGGTCCGTTCGGTGGCTCCGACGGGCGCCGGCAGCCGGCGGATCGCCGTCGTCGGGCCGCTCGCCGACGACGCGCAGACGCAGCTCGGCGACTGGGCGGGCTCGTCCGGCCAGGCCGACTGGCTGCCCGACGGCCAGCCGCGCGACATGATCACGACGGTGCTGGACGGGCTGCGGGCCGCCGCGCCCGAGGGCTGGGTGGTCGACCACGCCCGCGGTGCGGAGATCCTCACGCTGGAGCCCGACCCGGAGGGGGCGACGTTCCCCGACGGGCAGCCGCGCCCGCCGGTCGTCGTGCCCGCCGAGCCGGACGAGGCGATGATCGCCGAGGCGGTCGCGGCGGCGCGCGACGCGGACTACGTGGTCGCCGTCGTGGGGGACCGCATCGAGCTGGTCGGGGAGGGGCGCTCCACCGCGACCCTCGAGCTCGTCGGCGGGCAGGTCGCCCTGCTCGACGCCCTCGCCGCGACCGGGACGCCGCTCGTCGTGGTGCTGCTGGCCTCGAAGCCGCTGGTGCTGCCCGAGTCGGCGCTCGGCGCGGACGCCCTCGTGTGGGCCGCGAACCCCGGCATGCAGGGCGGCCGGGCGCTCGCGGAGCTGCTGCTCGGGCTCGCCGAGCCGTCCGGCCGCCTGCCCGTGTCGTTCGCGCGGCACGTCGGCCAGCAGCCGACGTACTACAACCAGATCCGCGGCCAGCACGGCGACCGCTACGCCGACCTCACCCAGCGGCCGGCGTTCGCGTTCGGGGAGGGCCTCACGTACTCCACCGTCGAGTACGCCGACCTCGCGCTCGCGGCCACCGACCTGGGCGCCGGCGACGTGGTCCGGGCCGAGATCACGGTCCGCAACACCGGCGCGCGGCCCGTGCGGGAGACCGTGCAGGTCTACGTCTCGGACCGCGTGACGTCGGTCTCGTGGGCCGACAAGGAGCTCAAGGCGTTCCGGCAGGTCGACGTCGCCCCCGGCGAGTCGGTGCGCGTCGCGCTGGAGGTGCCGGTCGCGGACTGCACGATCGTCGACGCCGCCGGCCGCCGCGTCATCGAGCCCGGCGAGTTCGACCTCCTGGTCGGCCCGAGCTCCCGCGACGCCGCGCTCCTGCGCGCCCCGTTCACGATCCGCTGA
- a CDS encoding ABC transporter permease: MFRNGKSLTGLAILGFFVLLAVFGDLIAPYGPLDKDFDALRQPPSAQHWLGTTHMGEDVFSQIVLGTRGVLVVGFSAGVIATLVAVAVGVTAGYVAGWRSESLSALTNVFLVLPGLPLMIIVASQYDNPSLLLISAVLAITGWAWGGRVLRAQTMSLRNRDFVQAARANGEPLHRIIAVEMLPNLTAIIASSFVGTVTAAVLGLTTLAFIGVIPITNLNWGTILYWAQQNGAFPDFWWWYVPAGLCIALLGMALSLINFGIDEYVNPRLRSAGERARAMRKRGLRPTSGVTAVRPAPHHPPHPRQHSEQKDPS; this comes from the coding sequence ATGTTCCGCAACGGCAAGTCCCTGACCGGGCTCGCGATCCTCGGGTTCTTCGTCCTGCTGGCCGTCTTCGGTGACCTCATCGCCCCGTACGGCCCGCTCGACAAGGACTTCGACGCGCTCCGGCAGCCGCCGTCCGCCCAGCACTGGCTCGGCACCACGCACATGGGCGAGGACGTCTTCAGCCAGATCGTCCTGGGCACCCGCGGCGTGCTCGTCGTCGGGTTCAGCGCCGGCGTCATCGCGACCCTCGTCGCGGTGGCCGTGGGCGTGACCGCCGGCTACGTCGCCGGGTGGCGCAGCGAGTCGCTGTCCGCGCTGACCAACGTGTTCCTCGTGCTGCCCGGCCTGCCGCTGATGATCATCGTGGCCTCCCAGTACGACAACCCGAGCCTGCTGCTCATCTCCGCGGTGCTCGCCATCACCGGCTGGGCGTGGGGCGGGCGCGTGCTGCGCGCGCAGACGATGTCGCTGCGCAACCGGGACTTCGTGCAGGCCGCGCGGGCCAACGGCGAGCCGCTCCACCGCATCATCGCGGTCGAGATGCTCCCGAACCTGACGGCGATCATCGCCTCGTCGTTCGTCGGGACCGTGACCGCCGCGGTGCTGGGCCTCACGACGCTGGCGTTCATCGGGGTCATCCCCATCACGAACCTCAACTGGGGCACGATCCTGTACTGGGCGCAGCAGAACGGCGCGTTCCCCGACTTCTGGTGGTGGTACGTGCCGGCCGGGCTGTGCATCGCGCTGCTCGGCATGGCGCTGTCGCTCATCAACTTCGGCATCGACGAGTACGTGAACCCGCGGCTGCGGTCCGCCGGGGAGCGGGCCCGCGCGATGCGCAAGCGCGGCCTGCGCCCCACCAGCGGCGTCACCGCCGTGCGCCCCGCCCCGCACCACCCGCCGCACCCGCGGCAGCACTCCGAGCAGAAGGACCCCTCGTGA
- a CDS encoding ABC transporter permease — protein MRFAVRRAVFYLFTAWAAITINFFLPRMMKGDPVSAYLQKNQGRISPDAADSLRTLFGLDDGKSLLQQYADYWGLLLRGDLGRSFSKGLAPVTDVIATALPWTVGLVGIATVLSFFLGTGLGSWIGWRRGSRADALVPVATFFSTVPYFWMGLIAIAVFSTTLGWFPASHAYDKGSTPALTFDFVGQVVQHGTLPALTIVLASLGGWILGMRNMMVTVLDEDYVTVAEAKGLSPRRVMVNYAARNAVLPQLSSFALSLGFIVGGTLVMELVFSYPGVGKLLLDATTAKDYPLMQGLFLVITLTVLVANILADVAYAVLDPRTRQTEG, from the coding sequence GTGAGATTCGCCGTGCGCCGCGCCGTGTTCTACCTGTTCACGGCATGGGCGGCCATCACCATCAACTTCTTCCTGCCCCGCATGATGAAGGGCGACCCCGTCTCGGCCTACCTCCAGAAGAACCAGGGCCGCATCAGCCCGGACGCCGCCGACTCGCTGCGGACGCTGTTCGGGCTCGACGACGGGAAGTCGCTGCTGCAGCAGTACGCCGACTACTGGGGGCTGCTGCTGCGCGGGGACCTCGGCCGGTCGTTCTCCAAGGGGCTCGCGCCCGTCACCGACGTCATCGCGACCGCCCTGCCGTGGACCGTCGGGCTGGTGGGCATCGCCACCGTCCTGAGCTTCTTCCTCGGCACCGGGCTGGGGTCGTGGATCGGGTGGCGCCGCGGCAGCCGCGCGGACGCCCTCGTCCCCGTCGCCACGTTCTTCTCGACCGTGCCGTACTTCTGGATGGGCCTCATCGCCATCGCGGTGTTCTCCACCACGCTCGGCTGGTTCCCCGCGTCGCACGCCTACGACAAGGGCAGCACCCCCGCCCTCACGTTCGACTTCGTCGGGCAGGTGGTCCAGCACGGCACCCTGCCGGCGCTGACGATCGTGCTCGCGTCGCTGGGCGGCTGGATCCTCGGGATGCGCAACATGATGGTCACCGTCCTCGACGAGGACTACGTGACGGTCGCCGAGGCCAAGGGCCTGTCCCCGCGGCGCGTGATGGTGAACTACGCCGCCCGCAACGCGGTGCTCCCGCAGCTGTCGTCGTTCGCGCTGTCGCTCGGGTTCATCGTCGGCGGCACGCTCGTCATGGAGCTGGTGTTCTCCTACCCCGGCGTGGGCAAGCTGCTGCTCGACGCCACGACCGCGAAGGACTACCCGCTCATGCAGGGGCTGTTCCTCGTCATCACGCTGACCGTGCTGGTCGCGAACATCCTGGCGGACGTCGCGTACGCCGTCCTCGACCCGCGCACCCGCCAGACGGAGGGCTGA
- a CDS encoding ATP-binding cassette domain-containing protein, translating to MTTSTLELRGVTKRYRVRGAGDMLALDDVSFTLTSGQTIALVGQSGSGKSTIAKIITQLERETSGEVLLDGAPIPRRGRALRRYRQQVRMVFQDPFASLNPYHTIRHHVERPLRLDRVVPPDEVDAEVVRLLERVHLDPPAVVDRRPHELSGGQRQRVAIARALASRPSLLVADEPVSMLDVSIRLGVLNLLAELQRESDLGVLYITHDLATARHFSDEIMVLHHGVVVESGPADDVILRPQHPYTRALRDASPDPDTHFAGPATSTARS from the coding sequence ATGACCACCAGCACGCTGGAGCTCCGCGGCGTCACCAAGCGCTACCGCGTCCGGGGGGCGGGGGACATGCTCGCGCTCGACGACGTGTCGTTCACGCTCACGTCCGGGCAGACGATCGCCCTGGTCGGGCAGAGCGGCAGCGGCAAGTCCACGATCGCCAAGATCATCACGCAGCTCGAGCGGGAGACCAGCGGCGAGGTGCTGCTGGACGGCGCCCCGATCCCGCGCCGGGGCCGGGCGCTGCGCCGCTACCGGCAGCAGGTGCGGATGGTGTTCCAGGACCCGTTCGCCTCGCTGAACCCGTACCACACCATCCGCCACCACGTGGAGCGCCCCCTGCGGCTGGACCGCGTGGTCCCGCCCGACGAGGTGGACGCGGAGGTGGTGCGGCTGCTCGAGCGCGTCCACCTGGACCCGCCCGCCGTCGTCGACCGCCGCCCGCACGAGCTGTCGGGCGGCCAGCGCCAGCGCGTCGCCATCGCCCGCGCGCTGGCGTCCCGGCCGTCGCTGCTCGTCGCCGACGAGCCGGTGTCGATGCTCGACGTGTCGATCCGGCTCGGCGTGCTCAACCTGCTGGCCGAGCTGCAGCGCGAGTCGGACCTCGGCGTCCTCTACATCACGCACGACCTCGCCACGGCCCGGCACTTCAGCGACGAGATCATGGTCCTGCACCACGGCGTCGTCGTGGAGAGCGGCCCCGCGGACGACGTGATCCTGCGCCCGCAGCACCCCTACACCCGCGCGCTGCGGGACGCCTCGCCCGACCCGGACACGCACTTCGCCGGCCCGGCGACGTCGACTGCCAGGAGCTGA